From Geotalea uraniireducens Rf4:
GCCGGTCGGGCCGCCCGCCGCGTGCATGTTGTTGATGGTTCCCTGACAGATGTCACCAATGAACAGAACGGGAAAAAGTCAACGGGTCCCTCGGCAACGCCTGTGAATACGACCGAACTCCGGTCAGGAATCACGTTCCGTGACCTTCTGCATGAAGGACTTGCCGGGATGTTTGCCAGGCCGGTGCGTATGATGCTGACCGTGTTGGGCATTGTCATTGGGCTGACCGCCCTGGTGGCGACGCTGGGCCTGACCCGCACCGCCGGCAACCGGATCATCAGCCAGTTTGACCAGCTTGCAGCGACCGAGCTTTTCGTCAAGGCCAGGCCCGGTAGAACAACGGGCATAGTCGATCCAAAAGCAATTCCATGGGATGCTCCGACTCGTCTTCGCCGTCTGAACGGCGTGGTTGCCGCCGGAACGATTAGCGAGGTTGATGTGGGAGGCGCGCTGGTCAGTTCGTCGCCCGTGAAAGACCCTCTCAACCAGAGCGCTTTCAAGCTTGCGGTGTATGCCGCGTCCCCCGGTCTCTTCAGAGCGGTCAGAGCTGAACTGAAGACGGGACAATTACCGGATCAGGGTCATTCGAATAGAGCGGACAGGGTCGCTGTTCTCGGTCCGGATGCTGCTCTGCGGCTCGGCATTACGGGCCTCGAGCAACTTCCGGCGATCTCCATCGGCGATCATCTCTACCTGGTTGTTGGTATCCTGCGCGATGTTGCCCGCAAACCAGAGTTACTCGGGTCCGTCATCATCCCTGAAGGTAGCGCACGCCGCTATTTCGGGTTGGCCGGTCCCGACACCGTGGTCGTCGAGACAAAGATCGGCGCGGCATACCTCATTGCCGATCAGGCACCATTGGCGCTACGGCCCGACGATCCACGGGTTTTGAAGATCGAGGTTCCCCAGGAGCCAAAGCGGGTGCGCGATGAAGTACAAACTGATCTGGATGTCATGTTTCTCATGCTCGGGGCGTTATCTCTGGTTGTAGGCGCT
This genomic window contains:
- a CDS encoding ABC transporter ATP-binding protein/permease, which gives rise to MIAHELDATHRVFELRKVSKQYGSDPAVHALVDVDLSLDRGEWLSITGPSGSGKSTLLNIIGCLDRPTSGSYFIDGIDTANLTDKERAGLRSQRIGFVFQAFHLLPYRTVLENVMLAEVYRKQPNSGRRARALAAIERVGLSHRADFLPTKLSGGEKQRVAIARALIGSPSLLLCDEPTGNLDSKSSAALLDLFEKLNQNGITLVIVTHDEHIAGRAARRVHVVDGSLTDVTNEQNGKKSTGPSATPVNTTELRSGITFRDLLHEGLAGMFARPVRMMLTVLGIVIGLTALVATLGLTRTAGNRIISQFDQLAATELFVKARPGRTTGIVDPKAIPWDAPTRLRRLNGVVAAGTISEVDVGGALVSSSPVKDPLNQSAFKLAVYAASPGLFRAVRAELKTGQLPDQGHSNRADRVAVLGPDAALRLGITGLEQLPAISIGDHLYLVVGILRDVARKPELLGSVIIPEGSARRYFGLAGPDTVVVETKIGAAYLIADQAPLALRPDDPRVLKIEVPQEPKRVRDEVQTDLDVMFLMLGALSLVVGAIGIANITLVGVMERTGEIGLRRAIGATRGHIAAQFLFESASMGVIGGIIGAGIGVLIVVAVSAYQVWTPVLDPVVPILAPLVGGGIGLLSGTYPALRAARLEPVDAFRTA